The genomic segment aatgatagttatataagagcagatgcatgctggtgcaataagctgtacgttttacatccaatggatgcatgatctgattagtcgactaatcacagaaataatcggtgactagttgactatcaaaataatcgtttgtggcagccctatttGTAATCCCAAGCAGTTTCTAAGTATTTTATCATGCACGTGTTAGACTCGACTCTAAAGAATGCTGAAGTTTTGTTGTTGTCGTTTTTGCAGTTTAAGATACAATGGCCCCAAAACACTGTCATAATATACACAACCTTCACTTTAATCAGCTGTGCTCGCACAGTTTGATAGGCTGGCACAGGACATGTGGTTCAGGGTGTTTTTAGGATGTCAGAGAAAACAAAGCGTGGTTAAGAACATTTGtaatttctctttaaaaaatgtaattagatTATGACTAATTTTCCTTACAGTTGTTAGTTCATCTGAACCCGCAATAATGTATAATAATGTATAATGCCAGTAGTGTTTCACTGTGAAGCAGTATAAACTAAATAAATCCCAGAAGTGTGATAAACTAGGAAAAACAGTTAAAGACAGCAGTGCATTTTCAGCATTAAAAATATTGTCAAAGTAAAACTGCTCGTCTCCTTTTTTGTCAACACTCACCTCGCTGTTTAACTTTATTGGAATTGTCACCAAAGAAGCCGACTGAGGTCTTGCATAGGGATAACACATTGGCGCTTGTATCTACTGATTACCCAGTTCTAACCCAGTACCAGTGTTGGTGAAGCTGCAGTCCTcgctctgcagcagagactgaGAACCTTTTTGCAGATGTCCACAGAAAGGTTAGTGTCACAGGTGTAAAATGAATGTACAGTGAGAGCAAGTTAAGAACTCTTGTCAGTTTACTCACAGAGTCCAGGCTCCCCCTGGAATGTTGTGGCAACATCCCATAATGAACAGTTGATTGTTATAATAAACAAGCAAGGTCTGAAATTAACCAAATGGTGTGTTGGCACAGCTTGACCTCCACCATATTGGTTTGCAGTCTCCATCTACATCAgaggtggggaactccaggcctcaagagctggtgtcctgcaggttttagatgtgtccttgatctgacacagctgatttaaatggctaaatgacctcctccacatctcttgaagttctccagaggcctgttaatgaactaatcatgtgattcaggtgtgctgacctgcagggggccggtgtcctgcaggttttagatctcccCCTGTCCAGGTGTCCTGCCCAACCCTGATCTACATGGAGTGTTCTGGATAGGCTACAGTGTGTCCTCAGCATTTGGTTCAGGATAATGATGGAATggttcagtttgtgtgttttattatctttatcAGCCTGTTGGTGACTGTCCTTGTGTGCAAAACTCGCCATTTTAGGGTCTCTGTTTGTTGACTCAGTGGACTTGGCCTGCGGGTGGATGTCCTCCAAGTGTTCACACTGATGCCAAGTCAGCACTCAGCTTGAGGTACAGGTACTGAAACAGTACCTTCTGTTAAAGGTTACTGGGCTGTGCATTTGAATCAATTCTAAACGTTGTGATGTGGTCACACGTGGCACCATGAACAGGTTGGCAGATGCAGATGTAGATCCTGCTGCACAGGACACTTGGAATTTAAGGCATCTGTTCAGCTGCACTACAAACTGAACAGTGAGCAGCTGGTATACTCGGCTTTCTTTCACTGCAGCCTCAGGTGTTTGTCTCCTCACCATGCTCTCTGTCTCCACAGGCTTCACTGCATCACATCTCTGGGTTCAGCTGGGTCCTTGTTAAAGCCAACAGCATGTGCACAGTGGGATGAGGTAGTAGGTTGTATAGTTTTAGGGTCATACCCACACTGGGAGATAACTATTCAACCTACTGTCTTTCCTAAAGTGCCAAACAGACGTCTCAGTGGTCCCTGTGTGGATTCCGGAGGTCTTCTCCCTCAGCGGTGTGTTCGTGGATTCAGATGTTGCTCTGCATTCTGCTGCTCGCCCAGTGTGAGGTAGTAGATTGTATAGTTTTAGGGTAGTAATTTTGCCCTCTTTAGGAGATAACTATACAATCTATTGCCTTCCCTGTAGAGTGGAATCTCTCCTTCATCTGTGGAATAATTTTCATAATGTAAGAGTTTTGGTGTTATCGTATTTATGAGGTGTTAACATATATACTCATATTTATATGTTAACACCTCATATTCGTAATATTCTTATAACTCTGTTTTATTCTTGATTCATTTCTTGTTGCAGACTGCAGTCTGGGTTCTGTCCTGTGTATGTCCTTAATGTATTGCAGAGCTGAcaaaactgactgtaaaaaataataataatgatgttgaactagagctgggcgatataagattttttcatatcacgatatgttttttcatttcaggcgataacgatatatatcacgatataagccaaataactatatttgtaagatttaaatgtgccgttgctcacaagtaaaatgtgaaataattagcagcttgttttgatttaaatatttatttcccataataagttcaacagggtagatgtacttcaggaacatgagacttcagtttcagataaataaaggcaaatattgcaaactacacaaaaggcagccgctaaagcgtttaagtttcaaaatagaacaaacaaaacagactaaattgtcaattccacttagaaacaaaatattaattctaaaaataaatcttaggtcgttttacagaagaacagacaaaattgactaacttttgtcaatatcaaataaactgagaactaaaaggaaattctcaatctctccttgttgtatagcttagcttttcaaacagttttaacagttactttagtctgacaaaagccgaatgacgaattagcgctttcagtcagagactgagcatgcaccgctttattgtatttccagacttgctttcggcacaatttacagtgcgcgctactctctttttgtcagacttgaaatagccgaaataccttcacactacggaacttctgtggcccttccgttcgacaagctctccggcattggaaccatcatctgttttttcttcggtaaccttcgctcacgctctcggttgatttttctctagtcggcaaactcatttcctccattacctgggcagcccggctgcaaaaacaaatacacatgtgcgccttggcacttgtgctgtacgtaacaagtcacgtgacgtgacgctgcagctgtgattggttcggctctgcgctacttaatttggattggctgttctttttttttttttttttttaagaggacaagagagatgaggcctatctcAATAGTTAACTTTTTCTTGATAGAAAAATtaatttcgcaatacatatcgttatcgttttatcacCCAGCTCTATGTTGAACAGTATTGTGTATCTGTGTTGTTTGACCTGAGCAGCAGAATGATGAACTTGGACTGTATTTCCACACCTATAAAAGGGATCTGTTACATTGTTACGTCTGTTGTGAACTGAATacgttttttttctgttgcttcttTTTAATACGCTCTGATATGTTGGACACTGGACTGTGGATTGATGTATAAATTGGtaactttgtgttttgttagtGTTTCTTGAGCTTCCCAATAAAATCTGACCCAGTAATTAAAAGAGAGGTGGACTGCTGTGTTATGAGTTAACTGCATACTGCTGCACTATGAATGTACATGAAGAAACTAATCTAAAGGTCCTTAAGGTAATATTTAAaagacaaaggggaaaaaaacacttcaCCTGCAGTTTCAGTGATGGAGAGGGGCTAGAGCCTATCCCACCTAccacagggcgagaggcggggtacaccttggacaggtcgccggtctgtcgcagggctaacacagacataaccattcacactcacattcatgcCTAAGAGCAATTTAGATTCGCCAGTTAACCTACCCTTCTTTTACACTTTGTGCAAATTTCTGCTGAAGCGTTTCCCCTGTCCTATCCTTTCCCCCAGTTTTGCAGTGATGTGCTGACTCCAgctttttttaatggaaatcCATGGATCCCTTTTAGATTTGGGGTAGGTTGCATCTTGCCATCATTAATCCAAAATATTTCCACTATTTGGAGTTGTGATGATGGAGAATTCTGTGCAAAATACCTGTAATTCTTCAGCTGGGTTAAGATCTGGTGACTTGGAAGCCCAAAAGATCTGATTAGAATGATTCTTTTGTACTGTTCAAACCATTCAGTGAGCACTACTGCCctaaaaatatacatattcacacacatacactggtTCTGTTTACAGTCAATAAAAAATCTCATCTGGTCAGATGAGATTTAGTTGATTGATGCACATTCAGTTTATACCAAACACATTTCCTTAATGATAAATtatctgaataaataaatatttaattttataattttgcacatttcagtTGAATTTTACTCAAAGTTATCTCTTCAAGTTTCTTGAGGGTGTAGGgtagtgttttgggtttttcctTTGTCACATGTTTGTACTTCCTGAAGGCAGCATTTCCCACCATTGTGTGTGCTGATGTTAACTTGGAGGTAGAAGTGCGAAAACAGCTTTTTGTTCAATGTTAGGTTCACAGGTGTGCCAGCAGATGGCGGTAGAGCGCTTTGACAGCTCCACACAACGATCCCTGTGGATCATAACCTGGACATGAGGAAAAAGTCTGATCTGGTCTTTACTAATGTTTCTGCAGCTGTTGCATAATAAACCAATTACTGTTGGACCAGATGTGCTTGTAATGacagtttttaaacaaataaagcaTTTTATGGCTTAAGCTATGTTTCTAGGCTTGTTTTTCCCTTACGGCACAGAAACTGTGCACGACAAGCCAAagactttttatttaaatctttttttttttttcagttatgaaGTTTGAATTTCCAGCTCAGTTTGCTTTTTAACTGTTTCAAAGTATTTAGATTGACGATCAGACTTCAACTCAAATGCTCTATTATTCTCTGGTGGGTAAAATTCTCTGCTTATTTACTAAATAAAAGCAGCGTTGAAACACATAATATAAATGGGCAGAATGACACATGTTCAAATATAAAGTTCCTCGGTACTCAGAAAAGTGTTCTTGATGTTTGAACCTTACTGTGCAGAATGTTACATGCTCACAGTTTAACACTCTCACTTTAACACCTCAGACTCATATTTACCTTGTATCCACTACTTATCCACTTGTGCAATGAAAACAATTGAAGGTTTAACTGATGGAACAGATATGTGTGCTATCTAATGAATTTCTAGCTTGGTATGgatttttccccccaaagaaaTCCAGTAATCAAATTtttaaactgggaaaaaaaataacatcctAAAACCACTGTTATGCTGGTTGAGCCCAAGCACTTAATCCAAGTAAATAATTAAAGTAGTGAAATTCATTTGGGGGTCCTTGGCTGTGTAGCACTGACTCAAGGAATCATCTGGAGAACTAAAAGCAACTGAAATTGCTCTTTAGCAATCTCTAATAATGAACAATCTTAAAATAATGTTCAGTCAAAATATTTACCTCTCAGCTTTAATGAATTAAAAGTTGCATAAGGAACTGAAATACTCATGTAAATACATTTGCCTTAAAATTGCTCAGAATGCAATAAAGACACTGACAGCTGACTGACTGAGAATTGGGGTCTAAAAAACGCAAAACTAGCTCAACAAAATGTGACCAGCGACAAAGAACAAAgtgagaaactgcaaaaaagacacaaagaaaacacaacaaatgaaaacaaatccaAGCACGCATAACGGctacaaaatacaaatataatttCATATCGTTTTCAatcattcatattcatattatGACTATAAGATGATGCCGTTTGACCTCAGATAGATGCAAACATAAAGACGCATAAAAAACCCTACAAAATGACTCAAATGACATCACAAGTGCAGAATGACTGTACACGCAAAACAACTACATACAGAATCTTGGAAAACACACAACATGACTACAAATAGCTccaaaacaagacaaacaaacaaacaaacacaaaccccaaggataacaacaacaacaacaacaacaacattaataataataataacaataataataatgacaataataataatgacaataatgaTATTAAAACACAACTACCAAGAGACAAAAACCTTTAAAGAGACTCAAAATGTCCACAGTGACAACTACAATCaactacaaaaacacaaaatgaccgCAAAGAGGCGCACACAATGAATATAAAGACAATTTAAAACAAGCAGAGTCTGACAGAGTGAGCCCCGCAATCCGTCCATTTGGGGTCTGTGTGTGTCGGTGGGAGGGgcttttattttactgctaaATAAAAAGTAACGGTGCCCGGCCGGCTGCCAGTCTGCGGTGTCGCGGGTGACATGTGGTTTAGGATGAGCCGCCGCGTGTGAGTGTAAGGACGTGACGGCTCCGCGTGTTTACCACACGGGTCTGCAGACGCACGCGGGAGCCGCAGCGTGTACCTGCAGgctgtgtgagcgtgtgtgagCGGCTCGGAGGCAGATCCTCCACAGAACACGCCCTGGTAGAAAAggtagacacacacactcacggcgagagagagacacacaaacacacacacattcacacagagcCTGATCACCGAGGAGCCGAGCTGCCTTACCTGTACACAACAGCCCCAATGCTCCCCTGCAGGCTGCCACCTCCAGCGGACTGTCACCAGATGAGAGCAGGGCGCGTTTACTTCCACACACTCTGGACTTATCGTATATTTACGCGCGGGGCTCGGAACACCTGGAGAGCCTGCGGGACTCGGCAGGAGGAGTAAAGCTGGGTGTTGTTGCAGCAGCGGAGCGTTCATCCACCGGCAGGGCTGAGTACCATGAACAGGAATACGCGGCGCTggattttccattttttcctGTGTCTCGGGATAGTGTATCTGAAAATCGGGTGAGTACTCAGGCGTGTTTGTTCTGTTGTTGATGTCTCAGATCAAATGGGAGAGtctccagacacacacacacacacacacacacacacacacacacacacacacacacacacacacacacacacacatcgggGTCTGCTGGGTGCTGGGGTCTTTTATGGTttcagtttgtacatgtgttGTTACAGAATCCCACGCACCTGGCCGCCCTGCATCCACTCACACGTGGTGTTCACAGAAAGAGCCGCAGAAGGGAAACGCCACATTTCTAACCTGTCACCTTCATCGCAGGGGGCTGTCGTCGGTGGTGGCGCTGGGAGCGAGCATCATCTGTAACAAGATCCCCGGCTTGGCCCCGCGTCAGAGGACTATCTGTCAGAGCCGACCCGATGCGATCATAGTGATCGGGGAAGGAGTTCAGATGGGAATCAATGAGTGTCAGTTTCAGTTCAGGCACGGCCGCTGGAACTGCTCGGCCCTGGGGGAGAGGACCGTGTTCGGGAAAGAACTCAGAGTGGGTATGTAGCTGTACACGCTGTACCTCAGTGACACGCTTAGTTTGGGAGTAGAGGCTGATTCAGGGGGGCTGTTGGCTTTATCTTTCAGTTGCATATAAGTAGACTAATACTCCTAAATCTAATGATACTGCCATTATAACACTACTGAATGTTGTATCTATATCTGAATAATGCACATATTCTAATTTCCTAAAGCACTTCTGTAAAAATAATTTATCTTTGCCTGCTTTAAAGGGTTCCATCTTTCTTGTCACCTGGTTCAGGTGGACTTTTAGTAGAAATAGTTTGTCAACAAAGACAAAATCATCACATTAATATTAAGATTTTCTACAGATATTGAAATGaatgtttgtgtctctgagctccacttttgtcttctctttcccctctgTCGATCAAGACAGGTGGCTGCCTCTCGCTCAGCCACTTGGAAGTCTCTTTCTGTCAAAAGAGAGTTCTTCCTCCcaactgtcaccaagtgcttctCACAGGGCGATCaagttggggttttctctctttctattCATTCCCCCTCACCCCCCAATGCTGGAACCATCTGCCACCAGCATTGGGGGGAACCAGGCTCCCCCCAATGCCACCAGCATTGGGGGGAACCAGGCTCCCCCTctgtgagcctggttctgctggagttcTTCCCCTCACCCACCAAGTTCTTCCTCACAGGGAATTGCTTGAATGTTGGGGTTCTCTCTCCAGTATTGTAGAGACTTACCTGAAAATTTAAAGTGTCTGGAGACTGTTGCTGTTGTGAACTTGCACCAGAGTTTTTAGCATGATAATTAAACAACAAGTTTACATGTCTGtaagctttgtttttttgcgGTCAGCTTTAgccaggaggtagagcaggtcgtcTGCtgttcagaaggttggtggttcgatgcCTGGCTCCTCCAATCTATGTGTTAAAGTATCCACAAGTTGCCCCTGATGTGTCCATCTGAGTGCGAATGTCATATGTAGAGTGCTCGAGTAGAAAGGCGcaatataagaaccagtccatttacataGTGAGAACCCTTTAAAACACATGTGAATATATGTCaactaataaaataattattacacaatattttctttagcttGTGTGTTATCTTTAGTACATTTCCAGTATCATTCTAGCAGATACAGGGGAAATAAGCTGGACACTGATTGTTCAAAATTGCTTTTAATTCTCCAAAAACAGTTGGAGGAGACATTCCTCCGAGGTACTCGAACTCTGACACTTGGACAGATGTCTGTAAGTTTGAAGCCCAGGCTCACTGCATCTGCTCTCAGTGGGAAAATAAGCCCCtgatttgatcctgtgtgtggaaCAAAGCTGGAGGCGATGCTCGCTCCAGAGACAGCACTGCGGATAAATGAGTTTTTAACAGGCCGGTATTCTGCTGTCCTGTCCTTTAAGTTCAGCCTGTCATCTCAGACGGAGAGCTGAGGGTGTCGTTTTTCATGTTGTGTGTATTATAGCTCACGCTGAGCTTTGATTGCTGCGTTGTGCATGACATACTCGTTTGAATGAGTGCACCAACCCATTTTCTTTTACCACTTATTTAATGTGATGCATGCATTTGACAGCTGCAAGATACACATACCTACAtgctctctccttttttttatccACTGTCAGTGTGACTGCCTTCATGTATGTTCATAAAATACACCCCTCTCCCCCACCCACACCTCCCAAAGCTTCAAGTTCAGACAAGTACTTACTTCTAGGTTTACAAATTTACCTCCCGGTTCTGCAGCTTTGGCAAAAGACGCTGTATGTAGAATGATTTTTAGTTCAGTGCTTCAGGGCAGAGCAGCACTCTTTATCATCAGATTAAAGTCAGCAAGTAAAGATGAGTGCAGATCTTTTCAGAAAAGTACAACTGCAAAAGGCTGCTTGGGTCGGGCTGCCCAACACCTTGTCTATGTGAATCTATTGTTTTGTTTCAGTGAGCTGGAATGTTGATAACTGACAGAATACACcaatttgggatcattgttggCAGCAGTGCAGGAGGGTACAGTAGTTTGGCATTAGATTCAAGCATCCTCCCCACCCACCAAGTTGGCTGCTTGATGTAGCGAGTGAGTACGGGCTTCTCCTTTCTTGGCCGGGAAAGCCATTGGACAGAAGAAAATATCTGTAGATCACAAATGTAAAGCCAGGATGTTGCTTTGTGTGATGTCCCATCTACTTTGAGATGGTCCTAGACTGATAGTGAGAATCAGGACATGGTGTGCATGTGCTCCAGCAAGGTTCATCAGCTGcacagaagtgtgtgtgtgcgtataaAGACAAGCTGTGCAATGTCGGAAAAGTCTCTGTGGCAGTTTAATCTCTTAACATCCACTAGCTCAGTTGGGACAGGTCCAGGGGGACAAGTATGTGGTTAGGAAAATCAACCAAGTTAAACCTGGAGTAGAGTCAATGACAATGAATGTGCTGGCAAATGTCACTCAGGGCTTcagtggaaagaaaacaaaacaggaaccTTCAAATGAACATCAGAACAAGGCAGACAAGATCTACTCCggcctcagttttatttacataaaacAAGTGACTAGGGTTAGAGGAACGAGGATCAGCTTTAAGTTACACTACATGTTAGGGTGAGGCACTGAAACTGGCTTGTTAGAGCTAGAATTAAGCATTAGAATTGCAGAAAGTTAAAGCAGAGGGAAAAGAGGTTACAGTTAGACAAGTGTTACAATATGACAGAAGCAAAAAACCCAGCTCCTGATGAGAGTTGGGTTGTTCTTCAACCACAAAACAATACCTTCCAAATAAAGTCTCATACATTCAGATGCATATagtaattttcttttaaaaggtaTCCCATCTGCTTGTCCCATATAGGTCAAAATGTCTCTAAATAATACCCCTAACCTGGGACAGGTCACCTGGCAGAGGTTAAGAAGTTAGTAGTTGAATATGATGACTTTATTGGCCATTTCTGGATGCTTTCCCAAGTGCTCAGAAATTATCTCCgcctttaattaaaaaactgcaGCTGAAGAACTTGGATTTATGGAGTGGAAATCCATCCACGTAGGGAGGTTGTGCATGCCTCTCAGATTCCCCTCCGCAGGGTGGATCCTGGAGAGATGGCGGCTGGGACAAGGGCCAAAGCTGATGCCCGAGCATTTAATCTCTGATCTGCCTCTACTGTTTCATTATGTTCATCTGATCAGTGAAATAGTGTAATTACTCTCCTGCACTTACAGTAGTATCCCACCTGACCATACTTCATTACACGTTCAATACAACTTGCTTGAAAATACCTTCCTTTATTAAAGGTGTTCAATATTAGAGCTGTTAGAGTTACTCTTCCTGCTGAAGTTTATCTGCTTAAAGAGAACTTGATTAATGAAGGGGACTTGGCTCGGCTTGTGTATTTCATGATTTGGTTTGAGGCAACTATGAAAGGTATGTAAGGAGGCTTGACAGTGCCTGAAATAGTGAATCCTGTTGTCTGTGATAGTGATTAGAAATGTCTTTCCTCTTTATCACAGGCAGTAAGGAGGCTGCTTTCACCTACGCTATCATAGCCGCAGGGGTCGCCCATGCAGTCACAGCAGCCTGCACCCAGGGGAGCCTGAGTGGCTGCGGTTGTGACAAGGAGAAACAGGGTTTCTACAACCAGCAGGAGGGCTGGAAGTGGGGTGGCTGCTCTGCGGACATCCACTATGGACTGAGTTTCTCCAAGGTGTTTGTGGATGCACGGGAGATCAAGCAGAGCGCCAGG from the Oreochromis aureus strain Israel breed Guangdong linkage group 5, ZZ_aureus, whole genome shotgun sequence genome contains:
- the wnt7aa gene encoding wingless-type MMTV integration site family, member 7Aa isoform X1 — translated: MNRNTRRWIFHFFLCLGIVYLKIGGLSSVVALGASIICNKIPGLAPRQRTICQSRPDAIIVIGEGVQMGINECQFQFRHGRWNCSALGERTVFGKELRVGSKEAAFTYAIIAAGVAHAVTAACTQGSLSGCGCDKEKQGFYNQQEGWKWGGCSADIHYGLSFSKVFVDAREIKQSARTLMNLHNNEVGRKVLEKSMHLECKCHGVSGSCTTKTCWTTLPKFRQLGYMLKDKYNHAVHVEPVRARRNKRPAFLKIKKPHSYRKPKDMELVYIERSPNYCEADPLTGSMGTQGRLCNKTAQQPNSCDLMCCGRGYNTHQYSRVWQCNCKFLWCCYVKCNTCSERTEVYTCK